In the genome of Primulina tabacum isolate GXHZ01 chromosome 13, ASM2559414v2, whole genome shotgun sequence, the window GAAGAACTTCATAACTCAATCGGCTGTTATACATGGTCTTCTGGAATGCAAAGGCAGAGACTGGTTCGACTGCATCACTTCTCATCCTATATCTGCACTGGGACTTCCTTTTATGTCTTCAGATCAGGTTACTGCTTGTATTAAACTTATTTTCAGCCGGCTTACATACATTCTACTCGAGGTGAccctttttttttatataatgcaTCAATCAGGTTGTAAGTGTGCAAAGCGATGAATTAATCCTAGAAGCATTCAATAAAATGAAAGATAAACAGATTGGAGGTCTTCCGGTCGTTGAGGGACCGAACATGAAAATCATTGGCAACGTTAGCATTAGAGATATTCGCTTCTTGTTACTCAAACCTGAGCTGTTTGCAAGTTTCCGGTAAAAGTTATAGAAACATTTGACCTGAATTATGTGGGTCTGGTCTTTCATTGTAAAACAACTCCGTGTGGATTGCAGGGAGCTCACTGCCAAGGACTTCATCACTACTATTGTGTCCGCAACCAACAATGTTGGGAAGACTGCGACACCGATAACATGCAAGCACGACTCAACTCTTGGTTCTGTAATAGACACACTCGCTTACATGGCAGTTTATAGAGTCTACGTCGTCTCAGGCCAGGGCAATGAAGTTATCGGGGTAATCACGCTGAGAGATGTTATTTCGTGTTTTATCACAGAACCTCCAAACTTCTTCGATGACTACTTTGGATTCGCTGCTAAAGAAATATTGAATAAGCAAGGGGTCTGAGTGCAGTCAATCTATATATTGTTGTTCCAGTTGGTAATCTTCAGGCATCTGTGTATCAATACCAATGTTTTTCTTTTCAAGTGCATTTTTGGTTAGCCATTgaataatttgatttataagACATTAATTTTATGATGTAAGGAACAGATAAAAACTAATTACAAACACTGCAGCATTAGTTTACAGCTTTGTGCTAAGATTTCCACTAAGGTTTCCGCTGAGATTTCCACTATTTGTCCACCCTTCTTGAACTTGAACTGAGTACTGCATGTGCCAAAGCACATCCTCTATGGTTGGGCGCCCGCTCGGATCTTTACAAAGGCAGTTTAAGGTGATCTGCACCATTGTCTTCAGTGACTCGTACGCAAACGTCCCACGTATGGACGGGTCGATCATATCACGTAGTTTAGATGGTGACTCGGCAAAGCTCCTTTCGAGCTGTAACACAAAAATTGAAGATAAGTTGGATGAAGTACGAGGGAAATGGAACAAAAAATTGAGTAATGGTAACATTACCTGAAATTTCAGGTCATCTATCTCACTTTGAGAATCTATAGGTCTGCCAACGATTACTTGAAGTAGGATAACCCCTAGCTGATAAATGTCTTCTTTTTCTGGATTTTGACTGCAGATAAATGTAATTATTGTGAGTAAATAAGGGCCACAGTTTCTTTTTGGGAAGTGCAACAAAAATTATACatgaaatttggaaaaagttgcCTGTTCAATTGATTTGAGTTAACTTGTCCGTTTAAAGGGCTTTCTGCACCAACCTGTTCCAAGATTAGAAGAGATTACAGAAAGAAAACATGCCATCTCTTTCAATGTTGTGACGATCAATTAAATACGGCGATAGTTTCGGGTGATTTGTGGAATGCAAAATGAACGCACCTTAGAAGGTAAGTTTATGTTATAGCTGCTTATTTTCGCGGTTAAGGTCTCATCCAACAAGATATTGTCGATTTTCAGGTCGTTTCCATGGATATCTCCGGTGTGCAAGTACTGTATCCCTCTTGCAATCCCCAGTGTGAGAGCCATTCTCTCTGGCCATTTCATGACATCCCTTTTCCTCCAATCTGCCAGAAGTGAAGTCATTAACTGCTCATTTATTCAAGATTCAGACATGAGTAAATGAAGTTCCTTAAAAAGGCAAAGTCCTATACCTGAAATGTGATCCTTCAATGAGCCACATGCAATATTCTCAAGCACAATAAACACTGTGCTAGCTGTGTTGGGATGGTCCTGGTACGTGACGATACAGTGCCCCAAGACGCTCACCAGATGACGATGCCTTAGCTTCGACACGACTGTCTCCATGTGCTGCTGCAGAGCTTGTGATGAATGCTTCTGTTTCAGTTTTAGGCACTTCACTAGGACCACTGATCCATCCCTAAGCCACCCTTTGTAGAGCTGTGAAAATGAATGCCCAATCACATATACAAATGAGAAAAGTGATTTCTAACATGACTCTAGATGTACATTTCCcactttattaaaataaaaaaccatACTTGGACCACTTTGCTTGTGAAGCTAAAATGAGACATGTAACTCATTCTAGACTGTTTCCGCTCACCATAATCGTTCTGACTCTTCTGAGAATTCGATGGGGGCGAAAAGGGATACTTCGGTTCGTCCCTAGAGTGATTTTTGAGTAGATGAATATATCTTACCTGGCCTTGTGATCCTTCTAATACTAAATTAGATGGATCAAAGTTGCTTGTTGCGTCTTCCATTTCCTCGAGTGTGAAGATGTGGTAAGGTGGAAGTCCCAGTGATGCCATCCGCATTGGTTGTGGCACATGCCCTGAATAAATGCTCTCACATTCTCATATCACAATATTTACTCGTGTAATCTTTTATTCGctacaaaaatttatttttttccataTAATTTTGAATATTGTATGATTTTGTGCTTGGAGAATAATAGACACATAAATGatctaaattcaattaaatgTCGAATAATAAAAGCACAAACTAATTAATAAGGAATTGAGAAATAAAATTAGTTCGATATGGAAATTATTaaggacaaaaacttgtgtgagacggtctcatgaatcgtattttatgagatagatctcttatttgggtcatccatgaaaaattattactttttatgctaagagtattattttttattgtgaacatcggtagggttgactcgtctcacagacaaaaattcgtgagatcgtctcataagatACCTACTCATTATTCAGATTATCACCTTGTATATCTTTTGAATAATTTAATGCCAAAATCTAATTCATTAGTTCACGGCCgtatatattttgaataatttaaTGCCAAAATCTAATTCATTAGTTCACGGCCAATATTATCATGTCCCACATTTTTCTCAGggaatgtaatttttttaaaatataaatttaatttggGATTTGCTAATTGGATGGagaaacatttaaaaaaaatgttattcagaatgattaaaataaaaatacatttaaaaccaTTTTTTCGTATAATAATGTTCCAACCGacttttccaaaaatatttttaaaaaaaattaataaacctTTTTAGGTCAATTGACTACTCATGCAAATTGAATATGTCTCGACATGCATATGCATAAGAATAAAAATACGACTGCTGAGAAATTATGAACCACTCAAAATATACAAATCTAATAATAATTAGTCACAATATATATAACCCTATAAAGGcatacaaaaataaattattataattacaaATAAGAGTATGTTTATTAGTGAGATGAGCAGATCGATTCATGTCTACAgttagaaataatatttttgacataaaaaataatatttttcatgattcaGGCCGAGTGGTTATCCGTCAAACAAAATTAAcccgtgagacggtcttataataattttttgtgtACAAATAAATATAAAGATGAATATCATATATTGGATAAGCTTAAAAGATGAACACCATTTAAAAAACGAATGCCTCATAATTTATACCAAGATCTTAAATTTGAAACTCAAAATGTaattataacaaaaaaaatttggcaAAATATATCGTCAAATAGATAtagataaaatatatatatatatatataatgatcaTATGAAAAAATGAATATACATCAAAACATATGACgaatataaaataaagtaaatatagaaaaatttaaATGACAATGACCTGTATGAATATGTTTCaagaaattgaagaaaaacGAGATAGTAATTAGAAAACTTACTTCCGATGGGAGAACCGCGAACTGAAGTTTTCTCGATCACGAAGCTGTCGCATCTGTTCTTGCCGCCCAATCTTCTTCTCTGTGCTTTCTTCAAGATCACAAGAATCAAGAACCCGAATGCCACCAAGATCCCCACAACTCCCCCGATGATCCCAAGCACAATCCCCAGTTTCAGCGTCGTTTCCTGCCTCCCGTTTCTTGCCGGCGGCTGAACCGCCAATGCATCTTTTCGGCAGAAAGAAGTAGGCCGTTGGTACTTCGATGTTGTATTGGACAGGCAATTGAACATGATGATCACCGTCTTGTTTCCTGCATTTGGCGCTAGGCAAGAGGGCAGTTTCCCGAccaaaaggttattcgagatgtcCACGAAAGTGAGATTCGTACCGCAGGAAGTGTCCGCCGTGAGTGCTCCGGTGAACTGGTTTTTTGCGAGTTCGATGTGTTGGATGGATGGCATGGAAAACAGGAAAGAAGGGATTGGCCCGATGAGTGTGTTCGATGACGCGTCGAGTAGTTGGAGTCTGCTCATTTTGTTGAAATCTCGAGGGATTTCAGATCTGAAGGAGTTATTTGCTATTGAAATGAGTACAAGATTGAGGCCTAGAGATGGGAATTCGGGGCCGAGAAAATTGTCGCTCAAATCCAGGTTTTCAAGAACCGACAAGCTACTTAGATCTGGAACACTCCCATTGAGCAGATTTTTGCTCAGAACAAGGCTTTTCAATCCCTGGAAAGTGGAGACTGATCCCGGGATGCTTCCGTGTATGAAATTCGAGCTGATATTCAGCACCACAAGGGATCGAAACCGGTTGATTTTTGGAGGCAATGGTCCCCATAATCCTAAAGAAACCAGTGAAAGTCTCTGTAAACCAGAGAGTTTAGTCAAAACAGTGAAGAATGAATCCAGTGAGAACTTTGCAGAAAGAGTCTGATCAGAAACCTCGAAGTTCGAAGGAGAGAGCTGGGGAATTTGAAAAGGAGAGCTTCTGTTTCCAACTACCGTTAATTCGGTCACATGATTGTCTGAACAGGTGATTGTAAGAGAAGGGCTTGGGGGAAGAACGCAGAAGTTGGTCCAGTTATTCCACTGTTGAAGAACTGGTGGGTACTCAAGAAGCAGCTGGATTTGTAACAGGATTCTGGTTTCTGTCGGAGCAAGCTGGGAATTCGAAACTGGGAATGTAAGTAACAAAATCAATGAAGAAACCAAGAATCTGAAGTGGATCCATGAATCCTCCATTGTCGTGGAGTATAAAGCTCGGTGCCGGTGGCGAAATTCAGAGTTTCAGTGGAAGAGGTTTTGACCAGAAGGTTGGAAGAGGGGATTGATTTCAAGAAAATGTGCTGAAAACTCTTGAAAATCATGAGAAAATGAAagctttaaattttcaaatgtatatatatattttcaaatcatgaGAAAATGAACCAACCAGAAAAAGTTCCGAGGAACTGAGTGAAATTAATGATTTTGCCAAGTGCAAATTCTAAGTTGTAGATGAAGATTTAAGATTCGTGATATGCAATATTATGTTTTATGTCGGTTTCATCAGTTAAGAGTAATTTCAGTGGACTTTTATGACAATCGAGATCCATCATTTCCGTAAAACCAAAACAAATAATTAACAGTTGTTgctgggttttttttaaaaaataatttaatatttaaaaattaattcaaaaataattttaaaaaaagatttgcAAAAATCCTGCAATCCGTGCTTCGTTGAGCAGCgtccgtgcttacgaagcacaGACGTTGCTCCCACGTGGAGCGTCCGCGCttcatattatattaattttaagcGTGGACGCTGGTCATattatgttaattttttttatttcgatTTCTATGATCCGTTCATTTTTCGCTTCATTTTATCCATCCACGTGGCGCTATTCCATTCGACCGACCCTTATCTgctcaattccttcttctttccTCATCTTCTTATTTCCTCCTCTTTTCTTTGCCGTCTCTTTTTCGCATTTCTCAGTTTCTCCTTTCCTCACCGAAAATTTTTTGAGACGAAGTTGAGAAGATCTACAACGTAGTTCAGAACGGCAGATAATCGAAATCCAAAAGATCCCAGTGTCCTCTATTTACAAGCGACACATATGTCATCAAAAGTTTCTTCCTTAACCGTTGATGATATTGTCAAAGTGAAGAGGTCAGACAATTTGATTTGGaagttatatactgataatTACTTACACAGTCGTGTACTggcatatttaaatcatatgggtttttatagagttttagaatgtggctcacaaatttatgataatcATTTGATTACTGCGCTTGTTGAACGTTGGCGACGTGAGACACACACGTTTCATTTTACATGTGGTGAAGCAACAGTCACGTTATAAGATGTTTCAATAATTTGGAGGTCTAACAATTGATGGTGAAGCAGTAACTGGAGTAGATGTGTCACATAAAATTGAGGAATGACAACACATatgtttggatatgttgggattTTTGACAGCATCAAAACATTTGAAAGGTGGTCATCTGTCTATGACTGCACTACACGATCATTGCATGTCTAACCTTGTTAATGATGATACTTCAGAAGTAGATGTTGTGAAATTTACCTGTTGTGGTTCATTAATGATTATTGGAGGAATAATGTTCCCTGACTATCAAGGAATGTCTGCTAGACTAATATTTCTGCAACTGCTACGAGATATTGATAACGTGAAGTCTTATAGTTGGAGTAGTGCAGTTTTAGAATTTCTATACCGTGAGTTGTGTAACGCGTCACGTATAGAGAAGACTACAATGGTTGGACTTTTATATATCCTGCATGTATCATTAATGTGATGTGattatttaacaaaatttttttgttaCATTTGTTGAACAATTTTTGTTATTATAAGTAGATATGGGCATGGAGCACGATTAAATGTGTTAACCCTGATTGAGATGGGTTAACATTAGTTGTACCTCTCGTTGATACGGATGCTTTTATTCCAGTTTCTCCATATAGTGCAcagtaatatttaaaaataattgtggtaatatcatatatatcttgtatatttttttgacatgtaaattttttttttataattgtagGTGAAAATTTGGATTTAGTTATACACATTCGCCAACACATGTTGTAAGAATTATAAGGGATTCTCTAGATCGTATGCATAATAATGAGGTATTATAGAATTTTTAAGGATTCTCCATATCCACGTGAGCAGCgtccgtgcttacgaagcacggattgcagtatttttgaaaactttttttaaaaattatttttgaattaaattttaaaaaataaattaattaaaaaaaacccgTTGTTGCTGGAGTCAATCACACAACCCATTTGCACGGGCCTCGGACCTGATGAGTgatgatttagttaccctttCTTTTAGTTATGATAATATCTCGCGTAAGGAAAGAGTGAGAAAATAAAGATTAATGGATAAAAACAAATTTAAAGTAGATGTGAAaagatataattatttttagattattagtaaataaaatttaaaatttgagggAGGACGGTCACAATCACCCATCCCAATTGGCTCTGTCTCAGGATGTGCGATATAcgaaatattaataaaattagtaagtacaaatatttaaataattacttaaaattattaatataataaatatatttaattattatatatattgtttatatCATTTGAGATCGTATTGGAATAAAGATGATAATCATATcgtcaaattaaattatttatcattgcatttgatgtattgattgtgttaataataaaaatttaaaagaataaataaatattattcaaaaaataaaaaaaataatttattagatgaaattttgattaaaaatatattttttttgaataattttaaaaatatttatactaaAATTCTAATTAAATAAAGTAATAATTTCGATATATGGACAATCAATATATCAAAAATTCACGATGACATTCTTTactaaaaatttgaaaaacataatattatataaaaaattttatagtttatttaatattttaaagagCATGAAGAACTAACTATATgatgataataacaaaatccAAAAATCGTAACCAAAATTAAACGAAATGATACGATTAATACAAATATTTAAAGTAcacttcatttaaaaaaaatacatttcatatttatttatttactctaAAATACCTAACATATcatcaaatgatttttttaaaatattgatttaCACATACAAtacttttttattaaatataagaaaatattaaaactaattCACAAAAACTTTATGATATTGTTTCATGAGTCAATTTATAAGACAAATCTTCTACCCAACCAGACTCgtgaaaaaatattgatttatgtcaaaattattagTTTTCACTCAAGATATAGATCTAGTCGACTAGTCCCACAAATATAGATCAGTCTCACAAAAGACGTAGTCAAACTGATTTgggtaaaaaaatattataaatgagtaatttttcgtaaatattttgacCAACAATTTAATTAGACTATTTATAATAATGTTTAggagtatttttaaaaaaaaattgtagcgAATTTAAGATAGTTCCTTTCtcttcaaataattatttttatttttattcatatatttacttatttaatttaatgaattacaaaaaaaattataaatacttGTATAGTTCATAATTATTGTGTATGTCattgtaaatttaaatttctcAAATAAATTACTCtttaatgaaataataaatatttgtatTCTTATCTTTTTATGCAAATTATTACTTtaattacatatataaatatattaatatattataaaatattatttcaaaattaatacatttaaataaatatatgagaTATAACTCTAGATATATCCGTATCCAATCCGTGTAGGCAAGCGAGTAACAAAGACTGCCTCCAACTCCAACCCAATTGTTTAATTGAAATTTCTTCTTTTTGTCTTGGAACGCCGTTAATAGGTCGACTAGTAGTCGTAGTTTGGTATATGTGATAAGGGatggattgataaataatcctcctTATCTTATGTTTGGTACATTTTTAAAACCCatgataatttttttagaaGGATTAAATGTCCcttctattaggtgtgataattttaatttaatgataaaatacactacCTAATGACTTAATTTtcctcaatttataaatgatttttataaatatatgctagtaggtagaaattaaaatcaaataaatatttttatttatttttatatattatataatatgataattatataaatgaattcgagacaattatataaataatttttataaatatcaataaaattattagtatcactcgattaaccttaaaaattgatatgtgACTTGACTCATAAAATCAatggctcaattatcatattatataatatataaaattaggtaaaaataaataaatcatgcaatcactatcggcgcatgaacagataaaaaatatgaactcaagcaacaactttgaaattataaaatttattatgataaggttaattttgtcattacaatataatatataaatttaatcactcttattaaaatcataccaaacattaaatataatatcctacatcttatttattcttttacatttaatattaatttattcaaaaaatagTTTTGCATTTTCTAAAATTGTTAATAGAGGTAAacttgtaggaccgagcgcttggcgctttaccaaaaactatagctagtggtaatggtgcacctcaaatcttttaaaccgcacagcaactCAAGCACCacagttcgatcgctctaccaagcaaggacaattattgcacccaacaatctccctcccaataattgcactccttgtaatcaatgagaatcgaacccgtgaccttggctctgataccaattgtaggacagATCGCttgccgttttaccaaaagctatagctagtggtaatggtgcaactcaaatattttaaaccgcacagcaactcaagcatcacggttcgatcgctctaccaatcaagaacaattattgcacccaacaaaactaatgaaaaataaataaatatagaaaccgtattatatatttgaaataaccggaaaaaaaaattcttatataATTGAAAacgatgatatatatatgtatgcgCGCGCGCGCGCCCCAAAAGCCAGCTAAAGTTGACGGAGAATTGAATAGAATTTTGGAAGAGTGAGCTTTCGGGTATTGTTACGAGACAATGTTTTCTTGGTGTTCATACTTGTACCAAATCGGGTAATTTGAAAAAAGACTTtggtcaaatatttttaaaaaaattgccaAATAATCTTCAAATATTCAAGAAATACAAAGactaaacaaaaaaaataaaattttaaaaagatagatttcaaattcataGTTAAATAAATGTCATTTAGTTAAATAATTCCCACCAAAAACAACGCACATCGAGACCGTCCATTGTCGGTAAAATCAACGGTTCAAACAACGTCAACGCAACCCTTAATTCAAATTTGACCCGTTATGCATGGCATAAATATTGGCCaaacatattttattatttcatatttagaaaatattatttctctATTATTTCTTTACTTGGTAATTAGATTATCAAACAAGATAAATTCTGTATcgcatttttgaattttattatccTACGGCTATAGCTGGTGCGTTTTCTTTCCTCTGAAATTTTAGCTTTTAGAACATTAACGCATGATGTCAACTTCTAATAATACATAAGGAACTCatatgatttaataatattGAAATATAACGAGAATTATTCCGATGAACATAGACTAACTTGCGGATTTTAAGTTATTGTCAGGAGGATGTCAAGTATTATCCAATCTCATTATCAAAATTTGTTAAAGAACACAAAATTAACCTTGTATAACTGGTTTTATGGTTACACTCAATAATTTTGTGTCCACTAATTTGATTTCTTTCCAATCGTAATCATTTTTCTAATTGAAATGCTGACCTTGTTGATATGATATCAGACATTCATATTTTTGCGTCGGATCAACACTCTCACTAAAAGTGGATTAAAAGTGCAAAATAAgcgaagttttttttttaaaaacttagCTTAAGTATATTTAGACTCATTAGCTTAAATTTTGTTGTTAAGTGGTATTTTTCATATGAGTTTAAGCTATGGATGTGATGTGCATTTTTTTTTccacttaatttaattaatgttaTTATCATGTATACAATTGtcattttctttggttcattgTCACAATTAATGCATTGTGAGCATCAAAAGTACCTCAAAGCCTGATTGTCACGTACAGttaattgaaattaaataattgatcGAATTATTATCATCCAATAATTTTACTATGTTTGtggtttttaaatttaaaatatcaccACGTATAATGTATTAGTAtaacacaaaaactcatgtgagaaATTCTTACATCTcaattttgtcaaacaaatattttatctGGGCcacatatgaaaaatattatttttatatcaaaattattattttttattgtaaacatgAGTATAGTTTACATGTttcatgaataaaaatatgtaagACCGTCTCCCATAAAAActatttttgatataaatattGCCAGTAAAGAGAGAAATGAGTTCGATATCAATTCACAGTGAAAAAAACACCACCCCTATAAGTAGGGATGTAAACaatccaaaccaaaccaaacaatATCAGGCTTGAGCATGGTTCGTTTAGGATTGTTTgaagctcgagctcgattcgagcttCTATTATTAGGCTCGAGCTCGGTTTGTATTGAAATTAGTAAGCTCAa includes:
- the LOC142522264 gene encoding putative LRR receptor-like serine/threonine-protein kinase At1g14390 isoform X2, translating into MEDSWIHFRFLVSSLILLLTFPVSNSQLAPTETRILLQIQLLLEYPPVLQQWNNWTNFCVLPPSPSLTITCSDNHVTELTVVGNRSSPFQIPQLSPSNFEVSDQTLSAKFSLDSFFTVLTKLSGLQRLSLVSLGLWGPLPPKINRFRSLVVLNISSNFIHGSIPGSVSTFQGLKSLVLSKNLLNGSVPDLSSLSVLENLDLSDNFLGPEFPSLGLNLVLISIANNSFRSEIPRDFNKMSRLQLLDASSNTLIGPIPSFLFSMPSIQHIELAKNQFTGALTADTSCGTNLTFVDISNNLLVGKLPSCLAPNAGNKTVIIMFNCLSNTTSKYQRPTSFCRKDALAVQPPARNGRQETTLKLGIVLGIIGGVVGILVAFGFLILVILKKAQRRRLGGKNRCDSFVIEKTSVRGSPIGRHVPQPMRMASLGLPPYHIFTLEEMEDATSNFDPSNLVLEGSQGQLYKGWLRDGSVVLVKCLKLKQKHSSQALQQHMETVVSKLRHRHLVSVLGHCIVTYQDHPNTASTVFIVLENIACGSLKDHISDWRKRDVMKWPERMALTLGIARGIQYLHTGDIHGNDLKIDNILLDETLTAKISSYNINLPSKVGAESPLNGQVNSNQLNSQNPEKEDIYQLGVILLQVIVGRPIDSQSEIDDLKFQLERSFAESPSKLRDMIDPSIRGTFAYESLKTMVQITLNCLCKDPSGRPTIEDVLWHMQYSVQVQEGWTNSGNLSGNLSGNLSTKL
- the LOC142522264 gene encoding putative LRR receptor-like serine/threonine-protein kinase At1g14390 isoform X1; the protein is MEDSWIHFRFLVSSLILLLTFPVSNSQLAPTETRILLQIQLLLEYPPVLQQWNNWTNFCVLPPSPSLTITCSDNHVTELTVVGNRSSPFQIPQLSPSNFEVSDQTLSAKFSLDSFFTVLTKLSGLQRLSLVSLGLWGPLPPKINRFRSLVVLNISSNFIHGSIPGSVSTFQGLKSLVLSKNLLNGSVPDLSSLSVLENLDLSDNFLGPEFPSLGLNLVLISIANNSFRSEIPRDFNKMSRLQLLDASSNTLIGPIPSFLFSMPSIQHIELAKNQFTGALTADTSCGTNLTFVDISNNLLVGKLPSCLAPNAGNKTVIIMFNCLSNTTSKYQRPTSFCRKDALAVQPPARNGRQETTLKLGIVLGIIGGVVGILVAFGFLILVILKKAQRRRLGGKNRCDSFVIEKTSVRGSPIGRHVPQPMRMASLGLPPYHIFTLEEMEDATSNFDPSNLVLEGSQGQLYKGWLRDGSVVLVKCLKLKQKHSSQALQQHMETVVSKLRHRHLVSVLGHCIVTYQDHPNTASTVFIVLENIACGSLKDHISDWRKRDVMKWPERMALTLGIARGIQYLHTGDIHGNDLKIDNILLDETLTAKISSYNINLPSKVGAESPLNGQVNSNQLNRQLFPNFIQNPEKEDIYQLGVILLQVIVGRPIDSQSEIDDLKFQLERSFAESPSKLRDMIDPSIRGTFAYESLKTMVQITLNCLCKDPSGRPTIEDVLWHMQYSVQVQEGWTNSGNLSGNLSGNLSTKL